From Echinicola jeungdonensis, the proteins below share one genomic window:
- the deoC gene encoding deoxyribose-phosphate aldolase: MIVHNLQRFIEHTLLYPTTKEEDILQLTQAAKEFEFVGVCVPPFWVKKVKRELEESDVQVVTVVGFPFGYQMTETKVFETKQAIKNGADEIDVVWSLTAFKSGMNWPKIELAKLASVCHEEEKIIKVILETAYLNEGEIKEACKICSDAGADFVKTSTGFAPEGATLENIRLIRSCLPSNVGVKASGGIKTAAQAIALLKAGADRLGTSSGVSIMEEWSQTQD, translated from the coding sequence ATGATAGTACACAACTTACAACGTTTCATCGAGCATACCCTGCTTTATCCCACTACCAAAGAAGAGGACATCCTTCAGCTAACACAGGCTGCCAAAGAATTTGAATTTGTAGGGGTTTGTGTTCCTCCGTTTTGGGTTAAAAAGGTGAAAAGAGAATTGGAGGAAAGTGATGTTCAGGTGGTGACCGTGGTTGGATTTCCTTTTGGGTACCAAATGACCGAAACAAAGGTCTTTGAAACCAAACAGGCAATAAAAAATGGGGCGGATGAAATTGATGTGGTATGGTCTCTTACGGCCTTTAAATCTGGAATGAATTGGCCGAAAATTGAGCTGGCGAAGTTGGCTTCCGTCTGCCATGAGGAGGAAAAAATTATTAAAGTAATATTGGAAACAGCCTATCTAAATGAAGGTGAAATTAAAGAAGCCTGTAAAATCTGCAGTGATGCAGGTGCTGATTTTGTCAAAACATCCACTGGCTTTGCTCCAGAAGGGGCTACCCTGGAAAATATCCGATTGATTCGATCCTGTTTGCCCAGTAATGTAGGGGTTAAGGCCAGTGGAGGAATTAAAACAGCAGCGCAGGCCATTGCCTTACTCAAAGCTGGTGCGGATAGGTTGGGTACTAGTTCTGGAGTATCTATTATGGAGGAATGGAGCCAAACCCAGGATTAA